The DNA sequence GACGTCCTCGCCGTGGTTGCCCTCGTTGTTGGTGAGCCCGAAGTAGCGCTCCTTGAGGATCGGGTCGCGGCCGTTCCAGAGAGCGACGCCGAGGTTGAGGAAGCCGTGCACGTCGCAGATGCCCGCGATGCCGTCCTCGCCCCACCGGTAGGCACGGGAGCGGGCGTGGTCGAACGGGAAGGACGTCCACGCGTCGCCGCCTGCCGAGTAGTCCTCCCGGACCGTCCCCCACTGCCGTCCGGCCAGGTAGGGGCCCCAGAGACGCCAGGGCGCGGTCGGGGAGTCGGACTCCGCCAACCGCGTCCGCTCGGCTTGCCGGCTGTGCTCGTTCACTCGGCCAGTGTGCGGCATCGGTTCAGTAAACCGGTTACCGACGGGTTAGGTCACAGCCCTGAGCGGTGTTTGCAAACCCTGTCAGGTGGGGGCGTCGTCACGCTCCGTGGACAACGCCCCACCTGCGTCCCGGTCAGCGGCGGGCGTGCGCGTCCAGCACCACGGCCACGGCCTCGGTGATCCGGGCGGCGTGCGCCAGGTGCAGCCACTCGTCGGGCACGTGGCAGTTGGAGTCCGGCCCGACCGCGCCCGTGACCAGGAACTGCGCCCGCGGGTACGCCTCGTGCAGCAGGCCCATGAACGGGATCGACCCGCCCAGCGCCACCGTCCGCCACGGCGCGTCGAACACCTCCTCGCCGACCCGGTCCAGCGTCTCGCGCAGCCACGGTGCCAGCTCCGGCGCGTTCCAGCCGTCGGCGAACTCGACGCGCGACAGCTCCACCGAGGCGCCGTACGGCACGTCGGTCGTCAACGCCCGCCGCACCGCCTCGATCGCCGCCGCCGAGTCGGCCGTCGGCGGCAGCCGGAAGCTCAGCACCAGCGTGGTGAACGGCCGCAGCACGTTGCCCGCGTCGTCCGGCTCGGGCAGGCCGGACGCGCCGGTGACCGACAGCGTCGGCCGCCACCCGGCGTTGAGCGCGAGTTCCACCTCGTCCTCGCCCATCGGCCGCGTCCCCGCCGCCCACGGCACGCTGCCCACCAGCACACCGGGCGTGCTGGCCACCGCGTCGCGGACCTCCGCCACCCGGTGCTCGGGGACGTCCACGTGCATCTCGCGCACCAGCACCTCGCCGGTCGCGGAGTCCTCCAGCCGGTCCAGCAGCTGCCGGGCGATCCGGAACGACGACGGCACGATCCCGCTCGCCATGCCCGAGTGCAGCCCGCTCTCCAGCACCCGCACCGTCATGGTGGCCTGGGCCAGCCCCCGCAGGGACGTGGTCAGCCACATCCGGTCGTAGTCGTTGCCGCCCGAGTCCAGGCACACCACCAGCGACACGTCGCCCAGCCGCGGCCGCAGGTGCTCCAGGTAGGCGGGCAGGTCGGGGCTGCCGGACTCCTCACCGGTCTCCAGCAGCACGACGCACCGCGAGTGCGTGCCGCCCGCCCGCCGGACGCCCTCGATCGCGGCGATCGCCGCGTACCCGGAGTAGCCGTCGTCGGCCGCGCCGCGCCCGTAGAGCCGCCCGTCGCGCACGACCGGCGTCCACGGCCCGAGCCCCTCGCCCCAGCCGCCGACCGGCGGCTGCTTGTCCAGGTGGCCGTACATCAGCACCGTGTCGGAGGTCGGCGCGGTGCCGGGCACGTCGACCAGCAGCAGCGGCGTGCGGTCGGGCAGTGCGACGACCTCGACGGTCGTGCCGGGCAGGTCGCGGTCGGCGAGCCAGGCGCGGACGTGCTCCACCGCGGCGGCCAGGTGGCCGTGCGCGGCCCACGCCGGGTCGAAGATCGGGGAGATCGCGGGTACCGCGACCAAGGCGGACAGGCTCGGGAGGATGTCGTCGTCCCAGAGCCCGCGAACGGTACGGGTCAGCGCTGAACGGTCCACGCCCCGATCCTGTCACGGCCGCGCGCCGTGAACCGGGCCGCGCGCGGGTTTCGCGTGGTGGAAATGGGCTGGGCGGCCGATGGTCGGTAGTCCATCCAACGCGGACGGGCCGACGTGGG is a window from the Saccharothrix saharensis genome containing:
- a CDS encoding M20/M25/M40 family metallo-hydrolase; translated protein: MDRSALTRTVRGLWDDDILPSLSALVAVPAISPIFDPAWAAHGHLAAAVEHVRAWLADRDLPGTTVEVVALPDRTPLLLVDVPGTAPTSDTVLMYGHLDKQPPVGGWGEGLGPWTPVVRDGRLYGRGAADDGYSGYAAIAAIEGVRRAGGTHSRCVVLLETGEESGSPDLPAYLEHLRPRLGDVSLVVCLDSGGNDYDRMWLTTSLRGLAQATMTVRVLESGLHSGMASGIVPSSFRIARQLLDRLEDSATGEVLVREMHVDVPEHRVAEVRDAVASTPGVLVGSVPWAAGTRPMGEDEVELALNAGWRPTLSVTGASGLPEPDDAGNVLRPFTTLVLSFRLPPTADSAAAIEAVRRALTTDVPYGASVELSRVEFADGWNAPELAPWLRETLDRVGEEVFDAPWRTVALGGSIPFMGLLHEAYPRAQFLVTGAVGPDSNCHVPDEWLHLAHAARITEAVAVVLDAHARR